The Astyanax mexicanus isolate ESR-SI-001 chromosome 14, AstMex3_surface, whole genome shotgun sequence genome window below encodes:
- the dtd2 gene encoding D-aminoacyl-tRNA deacylase 2, with protein MSAGSDSAVKARVVLQQCLRATLQVKPPQEESEAQWVQIDRGMVIYICFFKGATEDIIPKMVNSLLNIKLCETDAGKYTSVLDLPGNVLIVPQATLGGKSKGKCMQYHGNIGKEDGQKLYSSFVSQCEQELSLAVKCSEAGTEVKHGTYGNRQVLKLDTNGPYTHLMEF; from the exons ATGTCGGCGGGGAGCGACAGCGCGGTAAAAGCTCGGGTGGTGCTTCAGCAGTGTCTGCGCGCCACCCTGCAGGTTAAACCCCCGCAGGAGGAGTCTGAAGCTCAGTGGGTTCAG ATTGACAGAGGAATGGTGATCTACATCTGCTTCTTTAAAGGTGCAACTGAAGACATCATCCCCAAAATGG TGAACTCCCTGCTGAACATAAAGCTTTGTGAAACGGATGCTGGGAAATATACTTCAGTCCTAGATTTACCCGGAAATGTTCTCATTGTACCCCAAGCGACATTAGGAGGAAAATCGAAGGGTAAATGCATGCAGTACCACGGGAACATCGGCAAAGAGGACGGACAGAAGCTTTACTCCAGCTTTGTCTCTCAGTGCGAGCAGGAACTGAGTTTAGCTGTTAAATGCAGTGAAGCTGGAACAGAAGTCAAACATGGAACATATGGTAACAGACAGGTTCTGAAGCTGGACACAAACGGACCCTATACTCATCTAATGGAGTTTTAA